One window from the genome of Nitrospira defluvii encodes:
- a CDS encoding phosphoribosyltransferase — protein MAKGDGSTFHDRRDAGRQLARALIGYKGAKDTIVLALPRGGVVIGFEVSLLLRLPLDVLVVRKLGTPLNPELAMGALAETGYRHLNTDVINTYGVTVEQLEEEVGRQQQEIHRRIETYRGGRPLPPLKGQTVIVVDDGIATGATFYASLTALRTAKVARVVAAVPVAPPEASRELNRKVDEAVILQTPEWFFGISQFYEAFPQVEDEEVIACLETVRETLSSGKRSSG, from the coding sequence ATGGCCAAGGGTGATGGCTCCACATTTCATGATCGTCGGGATGCCGGCCGGCAGCTTGCCCGAGCGCTGATCGGGTACAAGGGAGCGAAGGATACCATTGTGCTGGCGCTGCCGCGCGGTGGAGTCGTGATCGGCTTCGAGGTCAGCCTCTTGCTCCGGCTGCCGCTGGATGTGCTCGTGGTGCGAAAGTTGGGAACGCCCTTGAACCCGGAGTTGGCGATGGGAGCCCTGGCGGAGACGGGCTACCGGCACCTGAATACCGATGTCATCAACACCTATGGCGTCACTGTCGAACAGTTGGAAGAGGAGGTCGGACGACAGCAACAGGAGATCCATCGGCGAATTGAAACGTACCGGGGAGGAAGGCCTCTTCCGCCGCTGAAGGGGCAAACCGTGATCGTGGTGGACGATGGGATTGCGACGGGAGCCACGTTCTATGCGTCGTTGACCGCGCTGCGCACCGCGAAGGTCGCGCGTGTCGTGGCGGCAGTGCCTGTCGCCCCTCCGGAGGCGTCGCGCGAACTCAATAGGAAGGTGGATGAAGCGGTCATCCTCCAGACGCCGGAGTGGTTCTTCGGCATCAGTCAATTCTATGAAGCCTTCCCTCAGGTCGAGGACGAGGAGGTCATCGCCTGTTTAGAGACCGTACGGGAGACTTTGTCGAGCGGCAAGAGGTCATCTGGATGA
- a CDS encoding Slp family lipoprotein, which translates to MNSVRAITLLALWVVGAAVAGCTGAAVIPPNLEERVDRSLSFDQLKEAPASYQGRFVVLGGSVLSARRLKDATRIELLQLPLDSSLEPTGRPIDSRGRFLAFQKAFLDPAALAPGTRVTVVGEVTGAVTLALDEIDYVYPTLDVHAITIWPVQAPAYWYRPFPYVGGYWGPYWGPYWGPYWAP; encoded by the coding sequence ATGAACAGTGTCCGGGCGATCACGCTGCTGGCGTTGTGGGTTGTGGGAGCCGCTGTGGCCGGTTGTACCGGAGCTGCGGTGATCCCGCCCAATCTGGAGGAGCGCGTCGATCGCAGCCTGTCGTTCGATCAGTTGAAAGAGGCGCCTGCGTCGTACCAAGGTCGTTTCGTCGTCCTCGGGGGAAGCGTGTTGTCCGCCAGACGATTGAAGGATGCCACTCGCATTGAACTGCTCCAGTTGCCGTTGGATAGTTCACTGGAGCCGACCGGGCGCCCGATCGATTCACGAGGGCGTTTCCTGGCTTTCCAAAAAGCGTTTCTAGACCCCGCCGCTCTTGCACCAGGGACTCGCGTGACGGTGGTCGGAGAAGTGACGGGAGCGGTCACGCTGGCGCTTGACGAGATCGACTATGTCTATCCGACGCTGGACGTCCACGCGATCACGATCTGGCCGGTCCAAGCGCCGGCATACTGGTACCGTCCGTTTCCGTATGTCGGCGGCTATTGGGGCCCTTACTGGGGTCCCTACTGGGGGCCCTATTGGGCTCCATGA
- a CDS encoding c-type cytochrome produces MHLRPPVHRLMLMTLLFSILSGNDAGATDGTALKGDATRGQALFNGKGICHYCHGIDGVIDKKASLKPETAAAIARQAAVAPDLRNRAAQILKDNKARFRVIREGHPGSGMFPDSTLNDQEITDILAYLAALRQSASTPSKSPY; encoded by the coding sequence ATGCACCTACGCCCGCCGGTTCACAGATTGATGCTGATGACCTTGTTGTTCTCCATCCTGTCCGGCAATGACGCTGGGGCAACCGACGGCACCGCTCTGAAAGGCGATGCCACGCGAGGACAGGCACTCTTCAACGGCAAGGGCATCTGCCACTACTGCCATGGCATCGATGGGGTGATCGACAAGAAGGCGTCCCTCAAACCGGAGACGGCGGCCGCGATCGCCAGGCAGGCGGCAGTGGCGCCGGATCTCCGCAATCGTGCGGCGCAGATCCTGAAGGACAACAAGGCCCGCTTTCGCGTGATCCGGGAGGGCCACCCGGGAAGCGGCATGTTTCCGGATTCGACATTGAATGATCAAGAGATCACGGACATCCTCGCCTATCTGGCAGCGCTCAGGCAGAGCGCGTCGACCCCAAGCAAGAGTCCGTACTGA
- a CDS encoding CapA family protein — MRLALTGDVMLGRMVDEDVIRNRSLRPEVIWGDILPVMLKADCRLINLECVISSQGEAWHPATKAFHFRAHPRAVDVLRAAKIDGVTLANNHVLDYGPDALLDCVNLLDRAGIKRTGAGAMLEEALAPAVFALPEASVAVVSLTDNEPEWEATNRKPGVNYVAYNDRGLVEPYRSRMTQVLLSARRQAELVIVSAHVGPNWGAPSRAMQALAHELLDMGADLYWGHSNHTPQGIELYRGKVILYSSGDFIDDYMVDQDERNDLSFLFLVEVEGNRVRQVLLHPIRIEDCRVRRANEREYTFLARTMQAKCAAFETSILFREGVGTVTIE; from the coding sequence ATGCGACTCGCATTGACCGGCGATGTGATGCTGGGACGAATGGTGGATGAAGACGTGATCCGGAATCGGTCCCTGCGTCCCGAAGTCATCTGGGGCGACATCCTCCCAGTGATGCTGAAGGCCGACTGCCGATTGATCAATCTGGAATGTGTGATCAGTAGCCAGGGAGAGGCCTGGCATCCGGCGACAAAGGCCTTTCATTTTCGTGCCCACCCTCGCGCGGTGGATGTTCTGCGGGCGGCCAAGATCGATGGCGTGACGCTTGCGAACAATCATGTGCTGGATTACGGTCCTGACGCGCTACTAGATTGCGTGAACTTGCTTGACCGGGCCGGCATCAAACGGACCGGGGCTGGCGCGATGCTGGAGGAGGCGCTTGCCCCGGCCGTCTTCGCATTGCCAGAAGCCTCTGTCGCCGTGGTTTCCTTGACTGACAATGAGCCGGAGTGGGAGGCGACAAACAGGAAGCCCGGCGTGAACTACGTCGCATACAACGACCGCGGGTTGGTGGAACCCTATCGGTCGCGCATGACACAGGTGCTCTTGTCAGCACGGAGGCAAGCGGAGCTGGTGATCGTCAGTGCGCATGTCGGTCCCAATTGGGGCGCCCCGTCCCGCGCGATGCAGGCGCTGGCTCACGAGCTTCTCGACATGGGGGCAGATCTGTACTGGGGGCATTCCAATCACACTCCGCAGGGAATCGAACTCTACAGAGGAAAGGTCATCCTCTATTCCAGCGGCGACTTCATCGACGACTACATGGTCGACCAGGATGAGCGCAACGATCTCTCGTTCCTCTTTCTCGTAGAGGTCGAGGGAAACCGTGTCAGACAGGTCCTTCTCCATCCGATTCGGATCGAGGATTGTCGAGTCAGGCGGGCCAATGAACGGGAGTACACCTTTCTTGCGCGAACGATGCAGGCCAAGTGCGCGGCATTTGAGACGTCTATCCTGTTCCGGGAAGGGGTCGGCACGGTGACGATTGAATGA
- a CDS encoding BON domain-containing protein: MQEQPILKEVRAAFEHEPRINLRKYPIHMAFAEGVLTLEGEVEHVAAKKLAMELAIAVRGVTGIVDRLHVTPSMRMGDGAILDAVRDVLLQEPCLQTCTIQVKHKGTWETVREVTANPHGVIQVSVRDGVVLLDDHVTSLTQKRQAGLLAWWVPGSRDVINGMEVVPPQEDSDEDLAESVRLALKKDPFVNVERIRVTVEKAVVTLEGDLPSSPQKDMAECDAWYVFGVDKVVNRLEVRAP; encoded by the coding sequence GTGCAAGAGCAACCTATTCTGAAAGAAGTCCGTGCCGCATTCGAACATGAGCCACGCATCAACCTGCGCAAGTATCCCATTCACATGGCCTTCGCTGAGGGCGTGCTCACCCTGGAGGGAGAAGTCGAGCATGTGGCAGCGAAGAAACTGGCCATGGAACTGGCGATTGCGGTTCGAGGCGTCACAGGCATCGTGGATCGATTGCACGTGACGCCTTCCATGCGCATGGGCGACGGGGCGATTTTGGATGCGGTGCGCGATGTGTTGCTGCAAGAGCCCTGTCTGCAGACCTGCACGATCCAAGTGAAGCATAAGGGAACCTGGGAAACCGTCAGAGAGGTCACCGCGAATCCGCACGGGGTGATTCAGGTCTCCGTCAGAGACGGGGTCGTGCTCCTGGATGATCATGTCACCAGCCTCACTCAGAAGCGGCAGGCAGGCTTGCTGGCCTGGTGGGTGCCAGGGAGTCGGGATGTCATCAACGGCATGGAGGTGGTCCCGCCGCAGGAAGACTCCGATGAGGACCTTGCGGAATCCGTGCGCCTGGCGTTGAAAAAGGATCCCTTCGTCAATGTCGAGCGCATCCGTGTGACCGTCGAAAAGGCGGTGGTCACGCTGGAGGGTGATCTGCCTTCGTCTCCCCAGAAGGACATGGCGGAGTGTGATGCCTGGTATGTGTTCGGCGTGGACAAGGTCGTCAATCGCCTCGAAGTGAGAGCACCATGA
- a CDS encoding response regulator, with amino-acid sequence MSEADQQKKPRVIIVDDQAVVAAGIRKLLEPDCEVVACVEDGRALLVEAERLRPDIIVMEVLLPSLNGLDAARHLARKVPESKIVFLSIQGSSWHVAEAFKAGASAYLLKRSQPSELTQAVHAVLMGQWYLTPLIAKDVVKNHANGSQGNKSSPALSSLTPRQREVLQLIAEGRGTKEVASMLNIAVKTVEFHKFRIMDHLNLHSTVALTKHAIVEGLVRL; translated from the coding sequence GTGTCAGAAGCTGATCAACAGAAAAAGCCTCGGGTCATCATCGTAGACGATCAGGCCGTTGTCGCGGCAGGAATTCGCAAACTGCTCGAGCCGGACTGTGAAGTGGTGGCTTGTGTTGAGGACGGCCGGGCGCTCCTTGTTGAGGCGGAGAGGTTGCGACCTGACATTATTGTGATGGAAGTGCTGCTCCCGTCGCTCAACGGCCTGGATGCGGCTCGCCACCTCGCCAGAAAGGTGCCTGAAAGTAAGATCGTCTTCTTGAGTATCCAGGGCAGCTCCTGGCACGTGGCGGAGGCCTTTAAGGCGGGCGCCTCAGCCTATCTCCTCAAGCGTTCGCAACCATCAGAATTAACTCAGGCCGTTCACGCCGTGTTGATGGGCCAATGGTATCTCACGCCACTTATTGCCAAAGACGTGGTGAAAAACCATGCGAATGGGTCACAGGGCAACAAGAGCAGTCCGGCATTGTCTTCCCTGACCCCGCGCCAGCGCGAGGTGCTGCAATTGATCGCTGAGGGACGAGGGACCAAAGAGGTGGCCAGTATGCTCAACATTGCGGTGAAGACCGTCGAGTTCCATAAATTTCGCATTATGGACCATCTGAACCTCCATTCGACCGTCGCCCTCACAAAACATGCCATCGTTGAAGGTTTGGTTCGGCTGTAA
- a CDS encoding DUF2934 domain-containing protein, whose protein sequence is MLTPSPPNSRGQRRPTSTRTSAKPLRAASPSRTRQVSTSDDLKALIAKRAYERHAEQGYRHGFALDDWLVAEREILSQVPPV, encoded by the coding sequence ATGTTGACCCCGTCTCCCCCAAACAGCAGAGGACAGAGGCGCCCCACCTCCACACGGACTTCGGCAAAGCCCCTGCGAGCGGCAAGCCCATCCCGAACCAGGCAGGTATCGACCTCCGATGACCTTAAAGCACTGATTGCCAAGCGAGCCTACGAGCGCCATGCGGAGCAGGGGTACCGGCATGGTTTCGCGCTGGACGATTGGCTTGTGGCCGAGCGGGAAATCCTGAGTCAGGTGCCCCCGGTCTGA
- a CDS encoding beta strand repeat-containing protein has protein sequence MIPPCSALRVRILCILILTLLAMVPGELRAVQIEPNPNPDGNTITITPSTPAENLVPFTNAGIINIQPVASLSNASRFENAGGIFSAGTITNADVFLNNRVFTLQEGSRFNNLASGLYSGLQGSIGINGTFVNEGAVTHSLGHIIVGETGEYIQRQSLGSSVTPTTITPDAPFTNRGRVHIAAGDFIIDPLRVFAASATYDQSSTGTTQIDARLQNIGGTVRNAGAITVGATGEYLQQGILGSVYTVHTGLTTNTGTFTNAGTTNINTGVFENARFFTNTGTVRIGEGATFTNTSSGIYHPPPGGTTRIDGSFINNFAVQNGGAITVSTTGSYSQVAGTSPIGTGTGNGGSFTNAGQVHIGEGTTFSSFVVPDHPSPSGQYVQQASGTTLINGSFDTRGSVMNEGAMTVGATGQYLQARGDSTGLPSAATSNSGTFTNAGTVRIGEGTSFGNFSNRTPPVAQYIQQASGTTHIHGMFQVGGARVENAGLVSVGTTGTYFQAFNKFVPVVSTTVNSGTFANAGSTVINAGTFTNHGTLANSGTVQVGVVGPGAVINHGGVVNSGTFEVAAAGQVTGTGTYVQNAAAAQTIVNGTFAHNVTLQAGALTGTGTIQGTVQNSGGLLLPGNNGLGMLTIKGQYAQGFGGTFGVNLAGLSQGVTYGLLAVQGTGAAVTLGGSLKVGLLNGFSPSLGNTFGILTCTGCTISGGLRNLSLPTLASGLDWSVRFVDGLGTLQLAVVSTPIPGSGAPEPGTLLLVGAGFVGLVGWRRKQTRGCSAQRAAL, from the coding sequence ATGATTCCTCCCTGTTCTGCTCTTCGTGTTCGTATCCTGTGTATCTTGATCCTCACGTTACTGGCAATGGTGCCGGGGGAGCTTCGCGCTGTTCAGATCGAGCCGAATCCCAATCCCGACGGCAACACGATCACGATCACTCCTTCCACGCCTGCTGAAAATCTCGTCCCGTTCACCAATGCGGGCATTATCAACATTCAGCCGGTAGCCTCTCTGTCCAACGCGAGCCGGTTTGAAAACGCCGGAGGGATCTTCAGCGCCGGGACGATCACGAATGCCGACGTATTTCTCAACAACAGAGTCTTCACCCTACAGGAAGGATCACGATTCAATAACCTGGCGTCCGGTCTCTATAGCGGCTTACAAGGTTCCATCGGCATCAATGGCACCTTTGTCAATGAAGGCGCCGTGACGCACAGCCTTGGCCACATTATCGTCGGAGAAACAGGCGAATATATTCAGCGACAGAGTCTGGGTTCCTCCGTGACGCCGACCACGATCACCCCCGACGCGCCGTTTACGAATAGGGGGCGCGTGCACATCGCTGCCGGTGACTTCATCATCGACCCGCTTCGTGTTTTTGCTGCTTCGGCGACGTATGACCAATCCTCCACCGGCACGACGCAGATCGACGCGAGACTTCAAAACATTGGCGGTACGGTGCGCAATGCGGGTGCGATTACGGTCGGAGCCACCGGTGAGTATCTCCAGCAAGGTATTTTGGGGTCTGTCTACACCGTCCACACTGGCCTCACCACTAACACCGGCACCTTTACCAATGCCGGCACGACGAACATCAACACCGGGGTTTTCGAAAACGCCCGTTTCTTTACCAACACAGGAACAGTGCGCATCGGTGAGGGCGCGACCTTCACCAATACGAGCAGCGGAATCTATCATCCGCCGCCCGGTGGGACGACGAGAATTGACGGGAGCTTTATTAATAACTTCGCAGTGCAGAACGGGGGAGCGATCACCGTCAGCACCACGGGGTCGTACAGTCAGGTGGCCGGTACGTCACCTATTGGCACGGGTACGGGTAATGGCGGAAGCTTTACGAATGCGGGTCAGGTGCACATTGGCGAGGGTACTACATTTAGCAGCTTTGTGGTGCCTGACCACCCATCCCCGTCCGGTCAGTATGTGCAACAAGCGAGCGGTACGACCCTGATCAATGGCAGCTTTGACACCCGCGGGTCTGTCATGAATGAAGGCGCGATGACGGTGGGGGCGACGGGGCAGTATCTCCAGGCCCGCGGGGATAGCACCGGACTCCCGTCTGCAGCGACCAGCAACAGCGGCACCTTTACCAATGCGGGTACGGTGCGCATCGGCGAGGGGACGTCGTTTGGCAATTTCTCCAACCGGACACCACCAGTTGCGCAATATATCCAGCAAGCCAGTGGCACCACCCACATTCACGGCATGTTTCAAGTCGGCGGTGCCAGGGTGGAGAACGCTGGTCTCGTGAGCGTCGGGACGACGGGGACATATTTCCAGGCCTTCAACAAATTCGTTCCGGTCGTCTCCACGACGGTCAACAGCGGGACGTTCGCCAACGCGGGCAGCACGGTGATCAATGCGGGGACCTTCACCAATCACGGGACCCTGGCGAATTCGGGAACGGTTCAGGTGGGCGTTGTCGGTCCTGGGGCCGTCATCAATCACGGCGGTGTCGTGAATTCAGGAACGTTCGAAGTCGCGGCTGCTGGCCAGGTAACGGGCACCGGGACTTATGTGCAAAATGCCGCAGCGGCTCAGACGATCGTCAATGGGACGTTTGCGCACAATGTCACTCTGCAGGCAGGCGCCTTGACCGGGACCGGGACGATTCAGGGAACGGTCCAGAACAGCGGGGGACTGCTTCTGCCAGGCAACAATGGGCTGGGGATGCTCACCATTAAAGGGCAGTACGCGCAAGGCTTTGGCGGGACCTTTGGCGTCAACCTGGCAGGCTTGAGTCAGGGCGTGACCTACGGTCTGCTCGCGGTGCAAGGGACAGGAGCTGCAGTCACGTTGGGCGGCAGTCTCAAGGTGGGGCTGCTCAACGGGTTTTCGCCGTCTTTGGGAAACACCTTTGGCATCCTTACCTGCACCGGCTGCACCATTAGTGGAGGCCTACGAAATCTATCGTTGCCGACACTCGCTTCGGGGTTAGATTGGTCCGTGAGATTTGTGGACGGGCTCGGCACCTTGCAGCTGGCTGTCGTCTCGACACCAATCCCAGGCTCTGGTGCTCCCGAACCTGGTACTCTCTTGCTAGTCGGTGCTGGATTCGTCGGGCTGGTAGGGTGGCGGCGGAAGCAGACAAGAGGTTGTTCTGCTCAGCGAGCTGCTCTGTAA
- a CDS encoding nitroreductase family protein produces the protein MEVRDAIYSRRSVRAYSDQPVDRATVEALLKAATQAPSSMNEQPWAFVIVQDPRQLTLWSERIKGYVFQRLQPDSPLTKYRDMLASPDYHVFHRAGTLIIICARPGAHNGEEDCSLAAQNLMLAAHAMGLGTCPIGFARPWLNRAKSKRELAIPATYKVVFPVIVGYPKGETAAVARKEPEVLLWR, from the coding sequence ATGGAGGTGAGGGACGCCATATACAGCCGCCGCTCCGTGCGAGCGTACAGCGACCAGCCGGTCGACAGAGCGACAGTCGAAGCACTCCTCAAAGCCGCGACCCAGGCTCCCAGCTCGATGAATGAACAACCCTGGGCGTTTGTGATCGTGCAAGACCCGAGGCAGCTCACGCTTTGGTCGGAGCGGATCAAAGGCTACGTGTTCCAGCGCCTCCAGCCCGATTCTCCACTGACCAAGTATCGTGACATGCTCGCCAGCCCCGACTATCACGTGTTTCATCGGGCCGGCACCCTCATCATCATTTGTGCAAGGCCCGGTGCACACAACGGAGAAGAAGATTGTTCATTGGCCGCGCAAAACCTGATGTTGGCGGCCCATGCGATGGGGTTGGGGACCTGTCCGATCGGATTTGCACGGCCATGGTTGAACCGGGCGAAGAGCAAGCGCGAGCTCGCCATTCCGGCAACCTATAAGGTGGTGTTCCCTGTCATCGTCGGTTATCCCAAGGGCGAGACAGCTGCAGTGGCCAGGAAAGAACCGGAGGTTCTGCTGTGGCGATGA
- a CDS encoding sugar phosphate nucleotidyltransferase has protein sequence MNQEQPFPSHWTIVLAGGEGTRMQPLVRRWLGINRPKQYCAFVGSRSMFQHTVDRAALVTEPGRIVAVVARDHRQEIMTQLQGRTVGQVIYQPRNCETAAGVFLPLTYIHARAPEATVVIFPSDHFVHPEERFLKAVRRVAEVAQWMPDRLVLLGVRADQCEMEYGWIMPGEPLSSTGGDPVRKVDSFIEKPTPGEADAALRHGALWNTFVFAAQAELLWQIGTRCFSDLMRRFEQLRRVIGQPQETNVLDAIYDDMPTYNLSTTLLQQAAESAAVIELHDVLWSDWGQPARVAESLRRIGRMPAFPLECLDRPFEPEPLVGASPEPTMQP, from the coding sequence ATGAATCAGGAGCAGCCATTCCCTTCCCATTGGACAATCGTCCTCGCAGGCGGGGAAGGGACCAGGATGCAGCCGCTCGTCCGTCGCTGGCTGGGGATCAACCGGCCCAAACAATATTGCGCCTTCGTCGGCTCCCGTTCGATGTTCCAGCATACGGTGGATCGCGCGGCATTGGTGACGGAACCGGGACGAATCGTCGCGGTGGTGGCGCGTGATCATCGCCAAGAAATCATGACCCAGCTGCAGGGTCGAACTGTCGGACAAGTCATTTACCAGCCACGCAACTGCGAGACGGCTGCCGGAGTCTTCCTGCCGTTGACCTACATCCATGCCCGAGCCCCTGAGGCGACGGTCGTCATTTTTCCTTCCGACCATTTCGTGCATCCAGAGGAGCGCTTTCTGAAGGCCGTACGCCGTGTCGCCGAGGTCGCGCAGTGGATGCCTGACCGTCTGGTTCTATTGGGCGTCCGAGCGGATCAGTGCGAAATGGAGTATGGATGGATCATGCCGGGTGAGCCGCTCTCTTCCACCGGAGGAGATCCGGTACGCAAGGTCGATTCGTTTATAGAAAAACCCACGCCGGGTGAGGCCGACGCCGCCCTCCGCCATGGCGCACTGTGGAATACCTTTGTGTTTGCCGCGCAAGCCGAGTTGCTCTGGCAGATCGGGACGCGTTGTTTTTCGGATCTCATGCGCCGCTTTGAACAGCTCAGACGTGTCATCGGACAGCCGCAAGAAACCAATGTCCTCGACGCCATCTATGACGACATGCCCACGTACAATTTATCGACCACCCTGCTCCAACAGGCCGCCGAGTCGGCGGCAGTCATCGAGCTCCACGATGTCCTCTGGAGCGACTGGGGCCAACCGGCCAGGGTTGCGGAGAGCCTCCGCCGCATCGGCCGCATGCCCGCATTTCCCCTGGAATGTCTCGACCGTCCCTTCGAACCGGAACCTCTCGTCGGTGCCAGCCCCGAACCGACCATGCAACCATGA
- a CDS encoding YbhB/YbcL family Raf kinase inhibitor-like protein → MAFELTGSTFKDGELIPKHHTCEGEDLSPPLRWNNPPPGTRSFVLIVDDPDAPGGTWVHWVLFNIPIDVRGLAEGLPLQDVLPNDACQGMNDFKRVGYGGPCPPPGKPHRYYFRLYALDHELRLKPRATKAHVVEAMKGHVLAEAQLMGRFGR, encoded by the coding sequence ATGGCGTTCGAACTGACCGGTAGCACCTTCAAGGACGGGGAGCTGATTCCGAAACACCATACCTGCGAGGGCGAGGATCTTTCGCCTCCCTTGCGTTGGAACAATCCGCCGCCGGGAACGCGCAGTTTCGTGCTCATCGTCGATGATCCCGATGCGCCGGGCGGGACGTGGGTGCATTGGGTCCTGTTCAATATTCCCATTGATGTGCGCGGGCTGGCCGAGGGACTCCCCCTGCAGGACGTCTTACCGAATGATGCGTGTCAGGGGATGAACGACTTCAAGCGGGTCGGCTATGGAGGCCCATGCCCACCGCCGGGGAAGCCGCATCGGTACTACTTCAGGCTCTACGCGCTGGATCACGAGTTGCGTCTCAAGCCGCGGGCGACAAAGGCGCATGTTGTCGAGGCAATGAAGGGTCATGTGCTGGCCGAAGCTCAATTGATGGGACGGTTCGGGAGGTAG
- a CDS encoding NAD(P)-binding domain-containing protein: protein MNATGQKGNNTIRLAVVGFGKVGKACAESLIESKDLVLAAIVRRLDSLAQVLPDAFSKIPIVSHTAQVQQVEGALLCVPMAQVLDTAHECLQHGIPIIESSVLHGEAFQAHRDAMHRLAMRYEVPAIVGAGWDPGALSFLRSLFALLVPEGNIEIRHRVAASLRHTAMARQVVGVKEALCTEQLAADGTRQRYVYVELAKGVDPDRVAAAIRADPLFFGEETLVFPVESIAALEQEGRGIVLERRSAPGSSGHQRFLFEARFDESLLTARMMLAAARALPGLKPGAHSLFDLPISALWGEQAHNAERSWL from the coding sequence GTGAACGCCACAGGTCAGAAGGGGAACAACACAATCCGTTTAGCTGTGGTCGGGTTCGGGAAAGTAGGGAAGGCCTGTGCAGAATCCTTGATCGAGAGCAAGGACCTCGTCTTGGCGGCGATCGTTCGACGCCTGGATAGTCTTGCCCAAGTATTGCCTGACGCCTTCAGCAAGATTCCGATCGTCTCTCACACGGCGCAGGTTCAACAGGTGGAGGGGGCGCTCCTCTGCGTGCCGATGGCGCAGGTCCTTGATACGGCGCACGAGTGTCTGCAGCATGGCATCCCCATCATTGAATCCTCTGTGCTGCACGGGGAGGCCTTTCAAGCCCATCGGGACGCGATGCACCGGCTCGCGATGCGCTACGAGGTGCCGGCCATTGTGGGGGCGGGGTGGGATCCGGGGGCGCTGTCCTTCCTGCGGTCCCTCTTCGCGCTTCTGGTTCCGGAGGGAAACATCGAGATCAGGCATCGTGTGGCGGCGAGTCTTCGTCATACGGCGATGGCCCGGCAGGTGGTTGGCGTCAAGGAAGCGCTTTGCACGGAACAGCTTGCGGCAGACGGAACACGACAGCGGTATGTCTATGTGGAATTGGCGAAGGGGGTTGATCCTGATCGGGTGGCTGCCGCAATTCGGGCCGATCCGCTGTTTTTCGGAGAAGAGACCTTGGTGTTTCCGGTCGAGAGTATTGCCGCGCTTGAGCAGGAGGGGCGTGGCATCGTGCTGGAGCGGCGGAGTGCGCCGGGGAGCTCGGGGCATCAACGGTTTCTGTTCGAAGCCCGCTTCGATGAATCCCTGTTGACGGCGCGCATGATGCTGGCTGCCGCCCGCGCGTTGCCGGGGCTGAAGCCAGGCGCACATTCCCTCTTCGACCTGCCGATCAGCGCCTTGTGGGGAGAGCAGGCTCACAACGCGGAACGGTCGTGGCTGTAG
- a CDS encoding VOC family protein, producing MITSMAFTVYPVSDMARARAFYEHVLGLHVSDNYRDVWVEYDVGGSTFAITTTDMGHIPGAKGAVAAFEVSDLDGFVHKMKERAVSFVTETFDTPVCRMAVIADQDGNHITLHQRHA from the coding sequence ATGATTACCTCGATGGCCTTCACCGTCTATCCCGTTTCCGATATGGCCAGAGCCAGAGCCTTCTATGAACATGTGCTTGGCTTGCATGTGAGCGACAACTATCGAGATGTCTGGGTGGAGTACGATGTCGGGGGCTCGACCTTTGCCATTACGACCACGGACATGGGGCATATTCCGGGTGCAAAAGGCGCCGTCGCGGCGTTTGAAGTGTCGGATCTCGATGGGTTTGTTCACAAAATGAAGGAGCGTGCCGTCTCGTTCGTCACCGAAACATTCGACACGCCTGTCTGCCGCATGGCGGTCATCGCGGACCAGGACGGCAACCACATCACGCTTCACCAGCGCCACGCGTAG
- a CDS encoding PH domain-containing protein: MAGVLCHKTRTAACREKSQIIMHENAMFGKETILWEGYAAWSQFIWLYLIVAMMMVRAALLVRSGASGWGGWLVGAVTLLGTAAALRRWGRYVVTSRRVVLRNGWTGRDIQSIEHQEIREVSIKQGPLADLMGIGTVVIQSRQDDAVIQFRGLLDPEDVTQRIQAALVRRPV; this comes from the coding sequence ATGGCTGGGGTACTATGCCACAAGACCAGGACGGCGGCTTGTAGAGAAAAGTCCCAGATCATCATGCATGAGAATGCCATGTTCGGGAAGGAAACGATCCTGTGGGAAGGGTATGCTGCCTGGAGCCAATTCATCTGGCTCTACCTGATCGTCGCTATGATGATGGTCCGGGCTGCTCTGCTGGTGAGGTCGGGTGCGTCGGGGTGGGGCGGCTGGCTGGTCGGTGCGGTCACGTTGCTGGGAACCGCCGCCGCATTGCGCCGGTGGGGGCGGTATGTCGTGACAAGCCGACGAGTCGTGCTGCGGAATGGCTGGACGGGACGCGACATTCAATCGATCGAGCACCAGGAGATCCGCGAGGTCTCAATCAAACAGGGGCCGCTCGCTGATCTGATGGGGATCGGGACCGTCGTCATTCAATCCCGGCAGGACGACGCAGTCATCCAGTTCCGCGGCCTGCTTGATCCGGAGGACGTGACACAACGGATTCAGGCCGCGTTGGTGAGGCGGCCGGTTTGA